The Cydia amplana chromosome 21, ilCydAmpl1.1, whole genome shotgun sequence genome includes a window with the following:
- the LOC134657941 gene encoding cytochrome P450 6B5-like, whose translation MFLLIAPLILILLYLYFSKNHDYWAKRGVKHDTPIPIFGNHLRCVLTMKSVTEVTCELYKKYAKEKIIGYYRGRTPALIIRDPEIVKRVMCSDFWSFYNRGAGRNPEQESLMLNVFHGDGDTWKLLRQHTSSAYTLAKLKAMFPLIIQCAEDLQKVVKTVAQKKGSFNAVDLMARFTIDFIGACGFGVDVNSMNTENSIFKKLGKLIFTKTAIERLKQAMYELFPELRRYIYVSDREILLTLNKLVSAILEQRNNKPSGRNDYIDLLLELEKNGKMRGKSLEKVNPDNSPMDVEMEMDFKLFVANVALFFGAGFETSSSAMSYTLHELAFYPQLQKEIQEEIDEVLPKYDGKLCYDSVSRMPKLARAFKEAMRKFPAGGVLYRVCTKRYTIPGTGVTIDPGVEIFIPAQALQMDEQYHENPEEFNPERFLPENESKMGKYVYLPFGEGQRGCIGSRLGEMQSLAGLAALLQIASVSPCSATVRQPRPDPRAYFVQGFADGLPLTLTLRDK comes from the exons ATGTTTCTACTTATCGCACCTTTAATTCTTATTCtgctatatttatatttcagcAAAAACCACGACTATTGGGCAAAAAGGGGGGTGAAACATGACACACCGATACCAATATTCGGCAATCATTTGCGCTGCGTATTAACAATGAAAAGCGTTACAGAAGTCACTTGTGAACTCTACAAGAAATATGCGAAAGAGAAAATCATTGGGTACTATCGTGGTAGAACGCCCGCTCTTATAATCAGAGACCCTGAGATTGTTAAACGAGTTATGTGCTCTGATTTCTGGTCGTTCTATAACAGAGGGGCAGGAAGGAACCCTGAGCAAGAATCTCTGATGTTAAATGTGTTTCATGGAGACGGTGACACTTGGAAGCTATTGCGACAGCATACATCGTCAGCGTACACTTTAGCCAAGTTAAAAGCTATGTTTCCTTTGATAATACAGTGTGCAGAGGACCTACAGAAGGTGGTTAAGACTGTAGCGCAGAAAAAAGGTAGTTTTAACGCCGTTGATCTCATGGCTCGATTCACGATAGATTTCATAGGCGCTTGCGGTTTCGGCGTCGACGTAAACTCGATGAACACAGAGAATTCCATATTCAAGAAGCTGGGGAAGCTGATATTTACTAAAACGGCTATAGAACGGCTCAAACAGGCAATGTATGAGCTTTTTCCTGAACTTCGTAGATACATATACGTGTCGGATAGGGAAATTCTTCTCACGCTGAATAAACTTGTGTCTGCTATTTTAGAACAGAGAAACAACAAGCCTTCCGGGCGGAACGACTACATAGATTTGCTGCTAGAGTTGGAAAAGAATGGGAAAATGCGCGGGAAATCACTCGAGAAAGTAAATCCTGACAATTCGCCGATGGACGTCGAGATGGAGATGGATTTTAAGCTATTCGTGGCAAATGTAGCTTTATTTTTCGGGGCCGGCTTTGAAACTTCGTCTTCAGCGATGAGTTACACTTTACACGAGCTAGCGTTTTATCCGCAACTTCAAAAAGAGATACAGGAAGAAATAGACGAAGTTTTACCGAAGTATGACGGTAAACTGTGCTATGATTCTGTGTCGCGAATGCCTAAGCTGGCTAGGGCTTTTAAAGAGGCAATGAGGAAGTTCCCGGCCGGAGGGGTTCTGTACCGGGTCTGTACGAAGCGGTACACGATTCCCGGTACAGGGGTGACTATAGATCCGGGTGTGGAGATATTTATACCGGCGCAAGCTTTGCAAATGGATGAGCAGTACCATGAGAACCCTGAAGAGTTTAATCCGGAGAGATTCTTGCCTGAGAATGAGTCGAAAATGGGAAAATATGTGTACCTGCCGTTTGGAGAAGGACAAAGAGGGTGTATAG GTTCCCGACTAGGCGAGATGCAGTCGCTCGCCGGACTGGCAGCACTGCTGCAAATCGCCAGCGTGTCGCCATGTAGCGCGACCGTCCGTCAACCTCGACCCGACCCGCGCGCTTACTTCGTGCAGGGCTTTGCGGACGGCCTTCCCCTTACATTGACATTGCGTGATAAATAG